In a single window of the Pocillopora verrucosa isolate sample1 chromosome 4, ASM3666991v2, whole genome shotgun sequence genome:
- the LOC131778086 gene encoding uncharacterized protein isoform X1, whose translation MTCEEKHFDFDVIASVQPGRYGAKVHYSFINESPVRRRHLGYIIVNESVIEECTFDSPLGLCPNWKNGDGKTGEKWRFSSQTNRTGERGNFAYTGGTHNYVILETPPISAGESVPLCLTFSFLMQSKSASNFNVSLKSVHDESEVLLYSLVGYHGNQWSRGQVPWKERQTSKLIFRGFSNGVEEIAIAIGKIKISTNDCEVYPVFSSPGFSCNGDEFECDNGQCVASSLRCDGDLACTDNSDERDCACLSSELKCGNGNCVRVNNLCDGVQHCPDGSDEANCEKTCPEFQCVAGNCIPWYATCKTDDNSCADNSHLSAVCGSSSCPLNNLNCVVHEGKTKRQCSSFRGYCGFENGLCGLSSDISMEFQWSYGSGKTPSLNTGPSSDHTTFSKKGVYIFIEASQQSPGDRARLISDWLIPKEPACVQFWYHMHGRHIGTLNILLKTKRSEMTVWQQGSRDHGDRWIFAQTTIQNDSPYKFVIEAQVGNGLEGDIALDDLSVIDGSCTHISNQVSPDCDFSEDMCGWTGDPEWKIHSAEKYLFLQSSKELYRKLMSPFIDSIQVRCIRFWFKSEGEYFRRSLKLLVNGSDSNSSSTLWSVDEETPTWTFIQLPLQRAGSKFQVVFLGSKQQNQATIKIDDISFSNEICNETATSVKCSNYLTLNTADRLVNYSATADKCDDTLDFNRWYRITGAAGTQLPEKQVPFRRCGARYPGWMEGVHPTVEDGVVSRNVCFVLGSTKCRWRLKIKVKNCGEFFVYKLAAPVYCDQRYCGYDGKGGKEHHQHDEWWSWKNEMLHSTWDLFTADKMKRLDDDFNHDRNNSAKKAIEKQESIVISLRVGDESHIDIKNDAPLTAMTLCLWLATKSSLQLEYRVTSDDEKVFGLSLTSKNTLEITFIKNTTIRSNLPINYGQWYHLCVTWTSSLRQWHVYKDGKAAGVTIKAEPVTTMRAIPGTGRISISLMETSHNPEIFAKISNFNLWSYSMTKDEIIHMSYGCSKDEGDILSWMAVRKKMKEKFQEEKSSICNEHSGPTLVMRGNPVVTGEKTATFVSPWLPKSEKAFGKCLRFKYKMVGRGVKSLKIYQETQYGFERQPIWVDGKGAGFSSSLWHYGQTSISTTSIFRLSIVGELDGKPGYLAFGGIVMSHETYCSPQPSTAQKACRQTLAKSFGFIVSPLYPGYYPNNVTCSWHVTTEENRTIRLHFQSFAIEPHPTCANDYVEVRDGGNDWSRTIGKYCGHTYPQVIESSSNTLTIIFRANEAGINTGFKANYTTKPGKRTFCIEGCPRGCTCARLPGSDVKVLVKSDSLVSLPGHYPETTAVVLFGENRISRVNIKDFPRLQFMEYLDLSNNVILDMENSPFKKLTALKTLRLNGNFLEQVTRENFIGLSKLHTLDMGSNLLREIRQGVFQELKELKVLGLRSNKIHKIEADAFRGLKNLTFLYLHDNELTNIRRETFRGLHSLQTLFLNGNPLSESDFDPDTFDELTSLKTLKLDQFIICCYAMSTIPNLKCQSPDRAFSTCDDLMKNDGLRMCIWILGLLAFIGNLLVIIWRIRVRDDNKVQSFVLTNLACADFLMGVYLLIIAIKDLQWKGKYFKHDVAWRKGNLCQFAGSLSMLSSEVSVLMLLTITIDRLISVVFALRLQSLSLKSVRIICSCIWIIGIIISFIPWTGISYFHDKFHSFGFFGSSAVCLPLQFSEDKPAGWEYATAFFIVLNSVVLLCILTAYALIFWTALTLINSSSVKHLKAESTRARRLFFIVLTDFLCWMPVIIIGILSLSGNFHDPKHEAKVWIAVFVLPVNSAINPILYTFSTLGVRKKLRSAFNKRFGGKFSCGNCYQREPTESLSMQDTVVSEYRHMESVESPRRKLHILEKAAGFYQDDDVFYLVAKEMTKGNNFKVLLKCFSWRKRSTFENELEVYKCLPQSAVRNDIPALQWYSEANALEISCANEDVPRPNENMSLLCYKYVSGISLSNFMEKNRTSMCLTLVYQFALDIIKTLEYLHENGLNHNGITPANILLTENPGIPQWQARLMNFDRACKGPSHANDVRSFGDLLQEMSQRCNDDNQQIQELLDSFPISAREANATAVMVRLLLEKAWGEFFMETRL comes from the exons GTCCATTACTCTTTCATAAATGAATCGCCTGTCAGAAGACGCCACTTGGGATACATAATTGTTAACG aatctgTTATTGAGGAGTGCACTTTTGATAGCCCATTAGGACTCTGCCCGAACTGGAAAAATGGCGATGGAAAAACTGGCGAGAAGTGGAGGTTTTCAAGCCAAACAAACAGAACCGGTGAAAGAG GTAACTTTGCGTATACCGGTGGCACTCATAACTACGTCATACTAGAAACACCCCCGATTTCGGCTGGAGAGTCTGTCCCTTTATGTTTGACATTTAGCTTCTTGATGCAGAGTAAATCTGCTTCAAATTTCAACGTGAGTTTAAAGTCGGTTCACGACGAAAGCGAAGTGCTTCTGTACAGTCTCGTTGGGTATCATGGGAACCAATGGTCAAGAGGTCAAGTGCCTTGGAAGGAAAGACAGACTTCCAAG CTGATCTTCAGAGGCTTCTCTAACGGTGTTGAAGAAATTGCTATCGCCATCGGCAAAATTAAAATATCGACCAATGACTGTGAGGTATACCCAGTCTTCTCTTCTCCAg GCTTCAGTTGTAACGGCGACGAATTTGAATGCGATAATGGACAGTGTGTTGCATCATCTCTACGATGTGATGGAGACTTGGCGTGCACCGACAACTCAGATGAACGAGATTGTGCGTGCCTTTCCAGCGAACTCAAGTGTGGCAACGGCAATTGTGTTCGTGTTAACAACTTATGTGACGGGGTTCAACATTGCCCTGACGGTTCCGACGAGGCAAACTGCG AGAAGACATGTCCTGAGTTTCAGTGTGTTGCTGGAAACTGCATCCCATGGTACGCCACTTGTAAAACGGATGACAACTCGTGCGCCGACAACTCGCATCTTTCTGCAGTGTGTG GCTCATCTAGCTGTCCCTTGAACAACCTAAATTGCGTGGTAcatgaaggaaaaacaaagcgGCAGTGTTCTTCATTTAGAG gcTACTGTGGCTTTGAAAATGGTTTATGTGGGTTATCTAGTGATATCAGCATGGAGTTCCAATGGAGTTATGGCTCAGGAAAAACCCCATCACTCAACACTGGTCCCAGTAGTGATCACACCACATTCTCAAAAAAAG GTGTATACATTTTTATTGAGGCTTCACAGCAGTCCCCGGGGGACCGAGCTCGACTCATCAGCGACTGGTTGATACCAAAAGAGCCTGCATGTGTGCAGTTCTGGTATCACATGCACGGAAGACACATTGGAACCTTAAACATCCTCCTTAAGACAAAGCGGTCGGAGATGACGGTTTGGCAGCAGGGATCGAGGGATCATGGAGATAGATGGATCTTTGCACAGACTACTATTCAGAATGACAGTCCATACAAG TTCGTGATCGAGGCCCAAGTTGGTAATGGCCTTGAGGGGGACATTGCATTGGACGACCTAAGTGTAATAGACGGCTCCTGCACCCATATATCAAACCAAG TTAGTCCTGATTGTGATTTTAGTGAAGATATGTGTGGCTGGACTGGAGATCCCGAATGGAAGATTCACAGTGCAG AGAAATACTTGTTTCTTCAGAGTAGCAAAGAGTTATACAGAAAGCTGATGAGTCCATTCATTGATTCTATTCAAGTCAGATGCATTCGATTCTGGTTTAAAAGTGAAGGAGAATATTTCAGGAGATCCTTAAAGCTGCTGGTAAACGGTTCTGATTCAAATTCTTCGTCAACGCTTTGGTCTGTCGACGAAGAAACTCCAACTTGGACGTTTATTCAACTTCCGTTACAAAGAGCAGGTAGTAAATTCCAG GTCGTTTTTCTGGGGTCAAAACAGCAAAATCAGGCGACTATAAAGATCGATGACATCTCGTTTTCTAACGAGATTTGTAATGAAACTGCAA CTTCTGTTAAATGTTCTAATTATTTAACCCTCAACACTGCCGATAGACTGGTGAACTACTCGGCAACAGCGGACAAATGTGATGATACTCTAGACTTCAACCGCTGGTACAGAATTACTGGCGCAGCAGGAACTCAGCTCCCCGAGAAGCAGGTTCCTTTTCGACGTTGTGGAGCCAGATATCCTGGATGGATGGAAGGAGTTCACCCAACCGTTGAAGACGGCGTGGTATCACGAAATGTCTGTTTTGTCCTGGGTAGTACAAAGTGTCGATGGCggctaaaaataaaagtaaaaaactgtGGCGAGTTTTTCGTTTACAAACTGGCTGCTCCTGTGTATTGTGATCAACGATATTGTGGATATGATGGAAAAG GAGGAAAAGAGCATCACCAACACGATGAATGGTGGAGCTGGAAAAATGAAATGCTGCATTCCACTTGGGACCTCTTTACTGCTGATAAGATGAAACGCCTTGACGACGATTTCAACCACGATAGGAACAATTCAGCCAAGAAAGCGATAG aaaaacaagaaagcatCGTCATCAGCTTGCGAGTTGGAGACGAGAGTCACATAGATATTAAGAACGACGCACCCTTGACTGCGATGACATTATGCTTATGGTTAGCTACCAAGTCCAGTCTGCAGTTAGAATATCGTGTTACCTCAGATGATGAGAAGGTTTTTGGATTAAGTTTGACGAGCAAGAATACCTTGGAGATTACCTTTATAAAAAATACCACAAT AAGAAGTAATTTGCCAATTAATTATGGTCAGTGGTACCACTTGTGCGTCACGTGGACATCAAGTTTACGGCAATGGCATGTATACAAGGATGGAAAAGCAGCAGGAGTTACGATAAAAGCTGAACCTGTTACAACTATGAGAGCAATACCGG GCACTGGAAGAATCTCAATCAGCTTGATGGAAACAAGTCACAACCCTGAAATATTTGCCAAGATTAGCAACTTCAATCTTTGGAGTTATTCTATGACGAaagatgaaataattcatatgtCATATGGGTGTAGTAAAGACGAGGGTGATATTTTATCTTGGATGGCTGTAAGAAAGAAGatgaaggaaaaatttcagGAGGAGAAGTCCTCCATATGCAATGAACATAGCG GACCAACCCTTGTTATGAGAGGCAATCCTGTCGTCACTGGCGAGAAGACTGCAACATTTGTAAGTCCATGGCTGCCCAAGTCTGAAAAAGCGTTCGGCAAATGTTTGAGATTTAAGTACAAAATGGTAGGTCGTGGGGTGAAGTCGCTTAAGATTTATCAAGAGACGCAATATGGATTTGAAAGGCAGCCAATCTGGGTCGACGGCAAAGGAGCTGGATTTTCAAGCAGCCTTTGGCATTACGGGCAAACATCAATTAGTACAACTTCCATTTTTCGG TTGAGTATTGTCGGCGAGCTGGATGGAAAGCCAGGTTACCTTGCCTTTGGAGGTATTGTGATGTCACATGAGACGTACTGCTCGCCTCAACCGTCAACAGCTCAGAAAG CTTGCAGACAAACTCTAGCAAAAAGCTTCGGATTTATTGTATCACCGCTATATCCCGGATATTACCCAAACAACGTGACATGCAGTTGGCACGTGACCACTGAGGAGAATCGCACCATACGTCTCCATTTTCAGTCATTCGCGATTGAGCCTCACCCCACGTGTGCTAATGACTACGTAGAAGTTCGAGACGGTGGAAATGACTGGTCACGAACTATAGGGAAATACTGTGGCCATACATACCCACAAGTGATAGAATCATCTTCGAACACTTTAACAATAATATTCAGGGCAAATGAAGCCGGCATAAATACAGGATTCAAAGCGAACTATACTACTAAACCAG gaaaaagaacCTTTTGCATCGAAG GTTGTCCTCGAGGCTGCACTTGTGCGAGATTACCCGGAAGTGACGTCAAGGTGCTGGTAAAGAGTGACTCTTTGGTTTCTTTACCAGGTCATTATCCAGAAACCACAGCAGTCGT GCTGTTTGGTGAAAACAGAATAAGTCGGGTTAATATCAAAGATTTTCCAAGACTCCAGTTCATGGAATACTT AGACCTCAGTAACAATGTTATACTCGACATGGAAAATTCCCCGTTTAAGAAACTCACCGCTTTAAAGACACT gaGACTGAATGGGAACTTCCTTGAGCAAGTGACAAGAGAGAATTTCATAGGATTGTCCAAACTTCACACACT GGATATGGGATCAAACCTACTTCGTGAAATTCGCCAAGGAGTATTTCAAGAACTAAAAGAGTTGAAAGTTTT AGGTTTGCGTTCTAATAAGATTCACAAAATTGAAGCTGATGCATTTCGAGGCCTGAAAAATTTGACCTTTCT TTATCTTCACGATAATGAATTAACAAACATTCGGCGAGAAACATTCAGAGGACTTCATTCATTACAGACACT TTTTCTCAATGGAAACCCACTATCAGAGTCAGATTTTGATCCTGACACCTTCGACGAGTTGACAAGCCTCAAAACATT GAAACTCGATCAATTCATCATATGTTGTTACGCAATGAGTACAATTCCAAACCTTAAATGCCAGTCACCTGACAGAGCGTTCTCGACTTGTGATGATTTAATGAAAAACGACGGACTGCGCATGTGTATTTGGATCCTTGGATTGCTTGCCTTCATCGGCAACTTATTAGTGATCATTTGGAGGATTCGTGTTCGAGATGACAACAAAGTTCAGTCTTTTGTACTCACTAACTTAGCCTGCGCAGACTTTTTGATGGGTGTATACCTATTAATCATCGCCATTAAAGATCTTCAGTGGAAAGGCAAATATTTCAAACATGACGTTGCATGGAGAAAAGGAAACCTCTGCCAATTCGCAGGCTCACTTTCAATGCTTTCAAGTGAAGTGTCTGTTCTCATGTTATTAACTATAACAATAGACAGGCTTATAAGTGTCGTATTTGCCCTGAGACTGCAGTCCTTATCATTGAAATCAGTGCGTATTATTTGTTCTTGTATATGGATAATTGGAATCATTATATCGTTTATCCCCTGGACAGGAATATCCTATTTCCATGACAAATTCCATAGTTTTGGCTTCTTTGGAAGTTCAGCAGTTTGCCTGCCGCTTCAGTTCTCAGAGGATAAACCTGCAGGATGGGAATATGCTACGGCATTTTTCATCGTTTTGAATTCCGTTGTGTTATTGTGTATTCTGACTGCTTATGCCTTAATATTCTGGACTGCTTTGACTCTGATTAACTCTTCCTCAGTAAAGCACCTGAAAGCTGAGTCAACCAGAGCCAGAAGACTTTTCTTCATCGTTTTGACGGACTTTCTCTGCTGGATGCCAGTTATCATTATCGGTATTCTATCCTTAAGTGGAAATTTTCATGATCCGAAACACGAAGCAAAAGTTTGGATAGCAGTTTTTGTTCTGCCCGTCAACTCTGCCATCAATCCAATCCTATACACCTTCTCCACTCTAGGAGtacgaaaaaaattaagatctgCATTCAATAAGAGATTTGGCGGAAAGTTCAGCT GCGGCAATTGTTACCAAAGAGAGCCCACCGAAAGTTTATCCATGCAGGATACAGTTGTCTCGGAGTATCGCCACATGGAATCAGTTGAAAGTCCGCGGAGGAAGCTACATATACTAGAGAAAGCTGCAGGATTTTATCAAGATGATGATGTG TTCTATCTCGTTGCTAAGGAAATgacaaaaggaaataatttcaagGTGTTGCTGAAATGCTTTAGCTGGAGAAAAAGGAGTACTTTTGAGAACGAACTTGAAGTGTATAAATGTTTACCTCAAAGCGCGGTCAGAAATGACATTCCTGCTCTTCAGTGGTACTCGGAAG CAAACGCTTTGGAAATATCTTGTGCGAATGAAGATGTTCCGCGACCCAATGAGAATATGAG CTTGCTTTGTTACAAGTATGTAAGCGGAATCTCCCTCTCGAATTTCATGGAAAAGAACCGCACATCCATGTGTCTCACTCTGGTTTATCAATTTGCCCTTGACATCATCAAGACTTTGGAGTATCTGCATGAGAACGGGTTGAATCATAATGGCATTACACCTGCAAATATCTTGTTAACTGAGAATCCGGGG ATCCCTCAGTGGCAAGCAAGGCTGATGAACTTTGACCGTGCATGCAAAGGACCAAGTCATGCAAATGACGTGAGGTCTTTTGGTGATCTGCTCCAAGAAATGTCTCAGCGATGCAATGATGACAACCAACAG ATACAAGAATTGTTAGACTCATTTCCTATTAGCGCAAGGGAAGCAAACGCAACCGCTGTCATGGTTCGTCTACTACTGGAGAAAGCCTGGGGCGAGTTTTTCATGGAAACAAGACTGTGA